Proteins encoded by one window of Nicotiana tabacum cultivar K326 chromosome 10, ASM71507v2, whole genome shotgun sequence:
- the LOC107794135 gene encoding ribonuclease II, chloroplastic/mitochondrial isoform X4, protein MVSDQNGITTSIKPQQVTFIVPGAENFEPTEISDFVQKAQDNLDTALLEFAWNELVEKNKSVTVQELAEMIFGSAEPLESYCAHLLLSRDEVYFTVLESKGLSPVYGPRTATQVGELLRRKLAKETAEKEFEELIQLLRSAKKMPPQDKPPRSSWKTEEKIWHKIESLEAFAIDACKNDDQKRTAGMILKAMGLAKTSSAAVNLLIDIGYFPVHVNLDLLKLNIPTDHREEILSVADSILSSSPDLDELLEPRVYRKQPLYLLKADRVDLTHLKVYAIDVDEADELDDALSATRLQDGRIKVWIHVADPTSLLQPGSIIDKDARRRGTSIFLPTATYSMFPERLAMEGMSLKQGKLCNAVTVSVVLRSDGSIAEYSVENSIIKPTYMLTYESATELLHLNLEEEIELKILSEAAALRLRWRREQGAIDTGTLETRIKVTNPDHPEPSIKLYVENQADAAMRLVSEMMILCGEVIATYGSHNNIPLPYRGQPQSNIDTSAFEHLPEGPVRSSAIVRIMRAAEMDFRNPVRHGVLGLPGYVQFTSPIRRYMDLAAHYQVKAFLRGDSLPFSAGELEGIASTVNMTTRVVRRLSSSSLRYWILEYLRRQPKGKRFRALVLRFIKDRIAAILLTEIGVQASSWVSLGVQIGDEVDVQVEEAHPRDDVLSLKEVEAV, encoded by the exons ATGGTCTCTGATCAG AATGGGATTACGACCTCCATTAAGCCACAGCAAGTAACTTTTATTGTTCCTGGTGCTGAAAACTTTGAGCCCACAGAAATATCAGATTTTGTTCAGAAAGCTCAGGATAACTTG GACACAGCACTACTTGAATTTGCATGGAATGAGCTTGTGGAGAAAAATAAATCCGTAACAGTTCAGGAACTGGCTGAG ATGATTTTTGGTAGTGCGGAGCCTCTTGAAAGCTATTGTGCACACCTACTGTTATCGAGAGATGAGGTGTATTTCACAGTTCTGGAGTCAAAAGGTCTTTCTCCTGTATATGGACCTCGGACTGCTACCCAG GTGGGCGAACTTTTGCGAAGGAAGCTTGCTAAAGAGACTGCAGAGAAGGAGTTTGAGGAACTTATACAGTTACTGCGATCTGCTAAAAAAATGCCTCCTCAGGATAAACCGCCAAGATCTTCCTGGAAGACTGAAGAGAAAATCTGGCACAAAATTGAGTCTCTTGAAGCTTTTGCCATTGATGCTTGCAAAAACGATGATCAAAAGAGAACAGCTGGGATG ATTTTGAAGGCCATGGGATTGGCGAAGACCTCATCTGCAGCAGTGAATCTCCTCATAGATATAGGGTATTTTCctgtacatgtaaatcttgatTTGTTAAAGTTAAACATCCCTACTGATCATCGAGAAGAGATTCTGTCGGTCGCAGATAGTATTTTGTCTTCATCACCAGACCTTGATGAG TtacttgagccgagggtctaccggaaacagcCTCTATACCTTCTCAAG GCTGATAGAGTAGACCTGACTCACCTGAAGGTTTACGCGATTGATGTTGATGAGGCTGATGAG CTTGATGATGCATTGAGTGCAACAAGGCTGCAGGATGGCCGGATTAAAGTTTGGATACATGTTGCAGATCCAACTAGTTTACTTCAGCCAGGAAGTATAATAGACAA AGATGCCAGAAGAAGAGGAACTTCTATATTCTTGCCTACTGCAACATATTCGATGTTTCCTGAAAGGTTGGCCATGGAAGGCATGAGTCTGAAACAAGGAAAGCTGTGTAATGCTGTCACTGTGTCTGTTGTGCTGCGTTCTGATGGCAG CATTGCAGAATATTCGGTGGAAAACTCAATCATCAAGCCAACATATATGTTAACCTATGAGAGTGCAACAGAGCTCCTTCATTTGAATCTGGAAGAAGAGATTGAACTAAAAATTCTTTCTGAAGCAGCTGCACTCCGGTTAAGATGGCGTCGAGAACAG GGTGCTATAGACACAGGCACCTTAGAAACACGAATTAAGGTGACCAATCCAGATCATCCAGAGCCATCAATCAAGTTGTATGTTGAAAACCAGGCTGATGCAGCTATGAGGCTTGTTTCTGAGATGATGATACTCTGTGGGGAAGTTATAGCCACTTATGGTTCTCATAACAACATTCCTTTACCATACAGAGGACAGCCTCAATCTAATATCGACACATCTGCATTTGAACACCTTCCTGAGGGACCTGTCAGGAGTTCTGCTATTGTTCGAATTATGCGTGCAGCTGAAATGGATTTCAGGAATCCTGTACGCCATGGCGTGTTGGGACTTCCAGGCTATGTTCAGTTTACCTCCCCTATCCGAAGATATATGGATCTCGCAGCCCATTACCAG GTAAAAGCCTTTCTTAGAGGTGATTCTCTTCCCTTCTCAGCTGGGGAGCTGGAAGGCATTGCGTCTACAGTAAACATGACAACCAGAGTTGTAAGGAGGCTCTCCAGCAGCAGTCTTCGTTATTGGATACTGGAGTACTTGAGAAGGCAACCGAAAGGGAAACGGTTTCGCGCCCTGGTCCTTAGATTCATCAAAGATCGAATAGCCGCAATACTGTTGACGGAG ATTGGAGTTCAAGCGTCTTCTTGGGTGTCTCTTGGTGTACAAATTGGTGATGAAGTAGATGTTCAAGTTGAAGAAGCTCATCCGCGTGATGACGTTCTCTCTCTTAAGGAGGTTGAGGCGGTATAG